GGGGGTGACCGGGTCGGGGAAGAGCAGCTCGCAGGCCGCCATGCTGGGCTACATGAACCAGCACATGCGGCGGCACATCGTGACGCTGGAGAACCCGATCGAGTTCCTGCACCGGGACGTCAACTCGTCCATCACGCAGCGGGAGATCGGGATGGACACCGACTCCTTCTCCGTGGGGCTGCGGGCGGCGCTCCGGCAGGACCCGGACGTGATCCTGATCGGCGAGATGCGCGACACGGAGAGCATCGACATCGCGCTCAAGTCCGCGGAGACGGGGCACCTGGTGATCTCCACCGTGCACACGCGCGACGCGGCCTCCACCATCTCCCGCCTGGTGGCCGTGTTCCCCACGCACGAGCAGCAGATGGTGCGGATCCGCCTCTCCGAGCAGCTCCAGGCGGTGGTCTCGCAGCGGCTCCTCCCCCGGGCGGACGGGAGCGGGCGGGCGCTGGCCTGCGAGGTCATGGTGGTCACCGGCACCATCCGCGACTGCATCCTGGACCCGGAGAAGATGTCGGAGATCCCGGACCTGATCGCGGAGGGCCGCACCACCTACGGGTCGCAGACCTTCGACCAGTGTCTGATGGAGCTGGTGAACGACGGCAGGGTGGACTACCAGGTCGCCAAGGCCGCGGCGAGCAACCCCGGCGATTTCGAGCTGAAGATGAACGTGCTCTCCGGCCGCGGTCCCGCCGCCGCCGCCGCCCCCTCCGGGATGGGCGACATGACCACCGGGTACGGCTTCTAGGGGACCGCGGCACGCTCCCCGCGGAGGGCGCAGTAGGAGTTTCGCACTCACGCACTTCCGCACTTTCGCATCCATGCTGTACCTCGCCCTGGTGGTCCTGCAGGTCGTCGGCCTCTTCCTGATCCCCTTCGGGCTCCCGGGGATCTGGGTGCAGGTGCTGGCGCTGGCGGCGTTCGCGGTGGCCACCGACTTCGCCTCGGTGGGGGCGGTGGCGATCGGGGTGGTGGTGGCGATGGCGCTGGCGGCGGAGGCCATCG
Above is a window of Longimicrobiaceae bacterium DNA encoding:
- a CDS encoding PilT/PilU family type 4a pilus ATPase, which encodes MEKIIQAAVERGASDLHIKSGDVFRARINGHLVPLTKQRLSPEQTRQIALQLIPNERDRGRIDEMQDYDCSWGLPGVGRFRVNILRQRGSFMIVMRVIPFEIPTFEQLGLPPVLQRIAEMERGLVLVTGVTGSGKSSSQAAMLGYMNQHMRRHIVTLENPIEFLHRDVNSSITQREIGMDTDSFSVGLRAALRQDPDVILIGEMRDTESIDIALKSAETGHLVISTVHTRDAASTISRLVAVFPTHEQQMVRIRLSEQLQAVVSQRLLPRADGSGRALACEVMVVTGTIRDCILDPEKMSEIPDLIAEGRTTYGSQTFDQCLMELVNDGRVDYQVAKAAASNPGDFELKMNVLSGRGPAAAAAPSGMGDMTTGYGF